Genomic segment of Arachis hypogaea cultivar Tifrunner chromosome 16, arahy.Tifrunner.gnm2.J5K5, whole genome shotgun sequence:
TATGTTATTTCTTATGAAAATCTTACTCTATCAATAACAGCCATTGATACAGTATCATGGATCCGATGACCAAGATCAAGAAATCTTAAATCAGTAGTTTGCATCGCATAAGTCTTCAAGCACGTTTCATCAGTATGCTCCAGGTAACTTGTCGGGCGATAAGGACCACAGCTGTTTTCAGGTAAGACATTCTTCCAGAAATTGGGTTGGCAGTTATTAGCTTTCCATTTAGCCCACTTCTCTATAGATTCTGATGAACTCAGGTTTGTGGGTCCTGGAAGACCCATTGATATCGCAAATGCCGATGCTTTCTCTCCTACCAGCAATGTGTGCTCAGTATGTTGCATTACTAACCTAGCAGCCTTGATACCATCCTTTACATATCTCATGGCACCGACAGCTCCTACTTCCATAGTCGCCTATGTATCTCCTTAGTGGAAGATTGGATCAAAAGTCATGCTGATACACAAAAATGTatcacaagaaaaagaaaatactaataaattCAATTGCTATAGAACATGGTAATTGGTCGTTACCCCATCCATGACCAGAGCATCAATTGTAGTTTCTCCATTCTCGTCTGGACTTCCACC
This window contains:
- the LOC112697502 gene encoding probable isoaspartyl peptidase/L-asparaginase 3 isoform X3, with protein sequence MEVGAVGAMRYVKDGIKAARLVMQHTEHTLLVGEKASAFAISMGLPGPTNLSSSESIEKWAKWKANNCQPNFWKNVLPENSCGPYRPTSYLEHTDETCLKTYAMQTTDLRFLDLGHRIHDTVSMAVIDRMGHIAVGTSTNGATFKIPGRVGDGPIVGSSAYANEEVGACCATGDGDIMMRFLPCYQVVESMRLGMNPELAAKDAIGRIARKFPDFMGGIVAVNKKGEHAGACHGWTFQYSVRSPGMKDVQVFTVLP
- the LOC112697502 gene encoding probable isoaspartyl peptidase/L-asparaginase 3 isoform X2, which gives rise to MDGATMEVGAVGAMRYVKDGIKAARLVMQHTEHTLLVGEKASAFAISMGLPGPTNLSSSESIEKWAKWKANNCQPNFWKNVLPENSCGPYRPTSYLEHTDETCLKTYAMQTTDLRFLDLGHRIHDTVSMAVIDRMGHIAVGTSTNGATFKIPGRVGDGPIVGSSAYANEEVGACCATGDGDIMMRFLPCYQVVESMRLGMNPELAAKDAIGRIARKFPDFMGGIVAVNKKGEHAGACHGWTFQYSVRSPGMKDVQVFTVLP